The Panacibacter microcysteis DNA window GCATAAAAATGCTGCGTTGTATTTCAGCCTCGTGGTATCTGGTTTGCTTTATGTTATACTGTATTTTACCGCTCCGTGGATATCCACCTTTTACGATAAGCCCGAACTGGTAACGATTCTGCGGGTATTGGGTCTTAGTTTCATCCTGTTATCTCTTGGCTCATCTTCTTACAACCTGATGCAGAAGAACTTCAATTTTAAACAGGTTTTCTACAGTGATAGTTTAAGCTTATTTGCTTCTAACATATTAGGTGTTGCACTGGCCATGTATGGCTATGGTGTTTGGTCGCTTGTGTGGTCTATTCTCTTTTACAATGCTGCAAGGCTGATCATGGTATGGATCATTGAGCCAATACCTTTAAAACTCGGCGCCTCACTGCGCCACTGGAAAGACCTTGCCGGCTATGGTGCGGGTTTAACGTTGATTCGTTTAAACAATTTTGTAAGCGGTTTTGGTATTATGCTCGAGATTGGTAAACTGGTAAGCATTGCATTACTGGGCGCCTTTGAACGCTCTTACAGGTATACCAATTTACCGGTACGTTATATTGGCGACATGATTCAGAAAATCATGATGCCATTTATGGCCAAGATGCAGGACGAAATGGATAAGCTCTATGTGTTCTTTTTGCGTGGTATGTCTTTCTCCAATTCTTTGCTTGTACCCATCAGCGTATTTGGTGTAGTCTTCTGTAAACCTATTGTCTTAATCTTACTCGGGCACAAATGGTTAAATGCAATTGTGCCAATGCAGATATTGTTCATTTCGCTTCCTTTCAGGATTACCACAAAAGTAGCAGATGCACTTATGCGAGCAAAGCAGCTGGTCTTCAGAAATGCAGGCAGAAAATTTCAATATACCATTGTATTGTGTGTAGGTATATATATAGGTTGGTTGTTTGACAAAAACGGTCTCACCGGCATATCTACAGCAGTTACACTGGCGGCAGTCTTTAATTATGTGGCAATGTTGATCACGATCAAAAAGAGGGTATTTCCTGAAGGCTGGCAGAAAATGATTTTGCATCCTTTTAAAAACGGGTTATGGCTGTCTGTGGTTTTTGTTTTGCCTGCATATGCCGTTTATTATGGCCTCGATTACGTTTTAAAAGAACAGGTGCTGTCATTTATAATTGTTACCTGCGTGTTGGGTGCATTTGTGCTGTTTGTTTTCCTGAAAAAACCCACTTTACTTGGCCAGGATGTAGCTGATATGCAAAAAGAGATGGTTAAAATGGTGAAGAAAGGTGGCAAAGGTGGCGGTGGCAAAAAGAAACGCATGAGAGAACAGCAGCAAATAGAAAACGAAAACAATATTCCAACCGTTACAGAACCATTGAACGATTAATATTCCTGCATGACGAAATTTATTGTTTTTACCACGCCGCGCACCGGCTCAACTTTATTGGTTAAGTCGCTGGATACACACCCTGATATTTTTTGTGCAGGAGAAATATTCCTGTTGAGTGGTACACAGTTCCATGGCGAATGCAGTTTTAAATTCTGGAAACTTCCCTTGCCCAAAAAAGCAATCTACCTGCTCAATTTCCCTAATATGTGGATGAACCTGCAATCTTTTCTCAACAGGTTTTTTACCGCTGCAAGAGGAGAGAAGGCAAAAGGGTTTAAACTCATGCATTTTCAAACGGCTTACCTGCCGGGCATTACCGGTTATTTAAAGAACAATAATGTAAAAGTTATCCTTTTGCTGCGCGAAAACTTGTTAAAGAATACTTTGTCTGACCTCAGGGCAAGACATACAGGTGTTTACCACAACAGTGGTGCAGGCACAGAGAAGCTGCCTAAGTTTAAAGTTGATCTTACCACCCTCGGCAAAAAAATGGCCGAGATCGACACTTTCAATAAGCAACTGGAGCAGGTAACTGCTTCAATGGACCGCTTAAAAATAACCTACGAAGAATTTGATAACTGGGACGCAACAATGAATAAGGTGCTGAATTTTATCAATGTTCCTGACAACAAAATTGCGCCGGTATCAAAGAAGCTAAACCCCGATAAACTGGAAGATATGATCGAGAATTATGATGAAATGAAAACATGGCTGCAACAAAACAACTATGCACATTTTCTCGATTAAACAAACATACATCGCATGACCAATTTTATCATATTCACCACGCAGCGAAGCGGTTCAACGGTGTTAACCAAGACACTCGATGAACATCCGCAGGTTTTTGTAGCCGGTGAAATTTTTCATACCAACAACGAAATACACCATCCAGAGTGGCATTTTCCTTTCAAAAATTACCTGGGTAAAGGAACAGCCCGCGGTATGCTCATGAAAGTGAATAAAGCGCTGAACAATATTGGTATGCAGAACAAAATAAAAAAGCACCTCGATGCTTTTTATACTGCAACAGAAGCCGCAGAAACCGCCAGGGGGTTTAAGCTCATGCAGTCGCAGGTTAAATCAAATCCGGCTATCTGGCAATACATAAAAAACAATGATGTAAAAATAATCGTGCTGGTGCGCAAAAATATTTTCGAAACAGCACTTTCGCGTTACCGGGGCAGGGAAACAAAAGTGTATCACTCTGATAGCACTACCACCCAAAAGCAAAAATTACAAATACCGGTAGCGGAATTTACGGCATGGCTTCGTACACTGGAAGAAGCCAATAAAAAGCTGCTTCAGCAAACAGAAGGTATGAACCGGCTGGTACTTTATTATGAAGATTTTGCAAACTGGAACAATATACTGCAGCAAACTTTTGGTTTCCTGCAGGTAGATATGATCGCTATTCCGCCGGCCTTGCAAAAGGTAGGCGCAAAAGACTGGCGCGCAGGTATAGAGAATTACGAAGAACTCGAAAAGGCGTTACAGCAAACCAATTATGCCGGCTGGTTAAATTAGACAATCAGTATTTTTGTGAGCCCGGCTGCAGCACATCTATGAAGCTTTGGTTGCGTCGCACACTTGTACTGTTGAAACACCAGGCAGCAAAAGCGAAGATTGAAGCGTATAGCGATAGTGCAACTTAAACAACCGTAAGCAGTAAAACTGCATAAAGATTATCGAAAAAATTCTTTTATGGCAATGACTTTAAAATTGAAAGATGCGTGGTATTGGATAGCCAATTTTGCCATACTTGCTTCTTGCTCGGTGTCTATGATGATGGATGATCCCATCTATCTTATTGCAGTAGCTGCACCACTTATTTTCCTGGACAGGGCATATGTTGTACCGGTGTTTATTTTTATTGCCTGTATCGAAGGTTCATTCGTTTCAGATGATGCTTCATCAAAAGCAGAGACCTATGCCATTGCTGTGGCGCTGCCATTCTTTTTGTACGATATCATTACCCGCAATAAAATAAAAGTACCATTTAAGCTGTCGCTTTTATACGTTTTCTTCGGTGTATTCGTC harbors:
- a CDS encoding oligosaccharide flippase family protein, encoding MNKQKLVKTGIWQVLNTVVVLVSQIGANAILARYVSDVEFGLMAITNAFVNFASFFSEAGMGDALLQRKEVEPQHKNAALYFSLVVSGLLYVILYFTAPWISTFYDKPELVTILRVLGLSFILLSLGSSSYNLMQKNFNFKQVFYSDSLSLFASNILGVALAMYGYGVWSLVWSILFYNAARLIMVWIIEPIPLKLGASLRHWKDLAGYGAGLTLIRLNNFVSGFGIMLEIGKLVSIALLGAFERSYRYTNLPVRYIGDMIQKIMMPFMAKMQDEMDKLYVFFLRGMSFSNSLLVPISVFGVVFCKPIVLILLGHKWLNAIVPMQILFISLPFRITTKVADALMRAKQLVFRNAGRKFQYTIVLCVGIYIGWLFDKNGLTGISTAVTLAAVFNYVAMLITIKKRVFPEGWQKMILHPFKNGLWLSVVFVLPAYAVYYGLDYVLKEQVLSFIIVTCVLGAFVLFVFLKKPTLLGQDVADMQKEMVKMVKKGGKGGGGKKKRMREQQQIENENNIPTVTEPLND
- a CDS encoding sulfotransferase, which encodes MTNFIIFTTQRSGSTVLTKTLDEHPQVFVAGEIFHTNNEIHHPEWHFPFKNYLGKGTARGMLMKVNKALNNIGMQNKIKKHLDAFYTATEAAETARGFKLMQSQVKSNPAIWQYIKNNDVKIIVLVRKNIFETALSRYRGRETKVYHSDSTTTQKQKLQIPVAEFTAWLRTLEEANKKLLQQTEGMNRLVLYYEDFANWNNILQQTFGFLQVDMIAIPPALQKVGAKDWRAGIENYEELEKALQQTNYAGWLN